The Streptomyces sp. NBC_00236 DNA window CGGGCCTCACCCAGGCCGAGGTCGACACCGGCCTCCCCTTCGCCGACGCCTGCCGGCTGCTGGCGGCCGAGCACCGGGCCGGGACCCGCGCCTGGGCGAGCTGGGGCGACTACGACCGCAAGCAGTTCACCCGCCAGTGCGAGGCGACCGGCACGCCTTACCCGTTCGGCCACCGCCACACGAACGCCAAGATCCCCTTCACCACCGCCCACGGCCTGCGCAAGCGCCCCGGCATGGCGCATGCCCTCCGGATCGCGGGGCTCCCGCTGGAGGGCCGGCACCACAGCGGCGCGGACGACGCGTGGAACATCGCGGCGCTGATCCTGGACGTGGTGGCCCGCGACGGATGGCCGTCGGAGAACCCTGCGGGTCAATACATCTAGAGCAGGCCCCCCATCGCCTCCCGCACCTCCGCCAGCGTCGCGTCGGCGATCTCGTTGGCGCGCTCGTTGCCGGCCCGCAGCACGGACCGGACGTAGCCCATGTCCCGTGCGTACTCCGCCCGTCGGGCCCGCATCGGCGCCATCCGGCTGTTGACCGCGTCGGTCACGGTCCGCTTGAGGGCCGCCGCGCCCCCGCCCCCGATCTCCTCGGCCACGTCGTGCGGGTCCCGGTCGAGACAGAGCGCGGCGAGCTGCACCAGACCGGACACCCCGGGCCGGCTCTCGGGGTCGTACGTGATGTGGCGTTCGGCGTCCGTGGTCGCTCCCTTGATCAGCCGGGCCGTGGCATCCTCGTCGGCGCTCAGCGCAACGGAGTTGGCGCGGCTCTTGCTCATCTTGGTGCCGTCGGTGCCGAGCAGCAGGGGTGCGGCGGAGAGCAGCGCCTCGGGGTCCGGGAAGAGTGACCCGTAGCGCTCGTTGAACCGCCGGGCGACGGTCCGGGTCACTTCGAGATGGGGCACCTGGTCCTGGCCGACCGGCACCACGTTGCCCTTGCAGAACAGGATGTCGGCCGCCTGATGCACCGGGTAGGTGAACATCAGGCCGCTCACGGCCGCCTGGCGTGAGTGCGCGATCTCGTCCTTGACGGTGGGGTTGCGGCCGAGTTCGGCGACGGAGACCAGACTCAGGAACGGCAGCAGCAGCTGGTTGAGCGCGGGTACGGCGCTGTGGTTGAAGATCACCGATCGTTCCGGGTCGATGCCGACGGCCAGGTAGTCCAGCAGCAGCCCCTCCATGATCGGGGTGAGCCGCTCCGCCACGTCCCGGTCGGTGAGCACCTGGTAGTCGGCGACGAGGACGAACACCTCGACCCCGAGGTCCTGGAGCCGCACCCGGTTGTGGAGCGTGCCGAAGTAGTGCCCGAGGTGCAGCGCCCCGGTGGGCCGGTCGCCGGTCAGGACCCGGAAGGCGGCGGGGTCCCGGTGGATCCGCTCGTCGAGCGTGGCGGTGCTGTCGGGGCAGGTCGTGGTCATGGCTGGTCTCTCCTCGCGATGGTGTGTGCGTGGAGGACGGCCCCCGCCGGGCTCGGAGCCCGTACCGGAAGAGGGCAGAGAAAAGGGCCGTCCGCATCGAACGGCCCTGGTCCCGCGCTGAAGAGGTGGCCGCTCCTAGGAGGAGCGCCACCAGTTGCGGCACGGTACGGAGGTCATGGGTCGAGCTTAGCCGGGCGCGGGGGCGGGAGCACGAGGACTTTCCGCCGCCGTCAGGAGTTGGACCATGCGCGCCGGCAGAGCACGAGCCGGTACCCGTCCGGGTCCTCGACGGTGACGCCCCACTCGTTCCAGTACGGATTCGGCGAGGCGACCCGCGTGCCGCCGTGGTCCAGCAGCCGGTCCACGAGCTCCTGGGGCACGGCTCCGTCGAGGTAGAGGACGAGCAGGTCCTCGTCGGTGGGGCGGGGGTCCACGGGGTGGTCGCCGCCGTGCACGAGCTCCAGGTGCCACGAGGCGTCCGGATGCCCCACCATCAGCAGATCGTGGGCGCCGGGCTCCTCGCCGCCCACGGCACGGAACAGGACCGTCAGCCCGAGCCCCGCCGCCCAGAACCGCTCGGCGGCCACGAGATCCCGGGACGGCCGGGCCATACGGACATGGGTGTGACCGGTGAACAGCACGGTGTT harbors:
- a CDS encoding 3'-5' exonuclease, giving the protein MDKEPEPRLLNVIDIEATCWDGQPPPGAVSEIIEIGLTVLDLHARERLARHRVLVRPVRSSVSAFCTELTGLTQAEVDTGLPFADACRLLAAEHRAGTRAWASWGDYDRKQFTRQCEATGTPYPFGHRHTNAKIPFTTAHGLRKRPGMAHALRIAGLPLEGRHHSGADDAWNIAALILDVVARDGWPSENPAGQYI
- the trpS gene encoding tryptophan--tRNA ligase; translated protein: MTTTCPDSTATLDERIHRDPAAFRVLTGDRPTGALHLGHYFGTLHNRVRLQDLGVEVFVLVADYQVLTDRDVAERLTPIMEGLLLDYLAVGIDPERSVIFNHSAVPALNQLLLPFLSLVSVAELGRNPTVKDEIAHSRQAAVSGLMFTYPVHQAADILFCKGNVVPVGQDQVPHLEVTRTVARRFNERYGSLFPDPEALLSAAPLLLGTDGTKMSKSRANSVALSADEDATARLIKGATTDAERHITYDPESRPGVSGLVQLAALCLDRDPHDVAEEIGGGGAAALKRTVTDAVNSRMAPMRARRAEYARDMGYVRSVLRAGNERANEIADATLAEVREAMGGLL
- a CDS encoding VOC family protein — protein: MARPSRDLVAAERFWAAGLGLTVLFRAVGGEEPGAHDLLMVGHPDASWHLELVHGGDHPVDPRPTDEDLLVLYLDGAVPQELVDRLLDHGGTRVASPNPYWNEWGVTVEDPDGYRLVLCRRAWSNS